Proteins encoded in a region of the Panicum hallii strain FIL2 chromosome 3, PHallii_v3.1, whole genome shotgun sequence genome:
- the LOC112886278 gene encoding probable serine acetyltransferase 5 encodes MPAGQPHAHEAGGGGGGAANHSNHHPAAHSPPPPALPAEVVPAYPPPESEDDETWVWTQIKAEARRDADAEPALASFLYATVLSHPSLPRSLSFHLANKLCSSTLLSTLLYDLFLATLAAHPSLRAAVVADLLAARSRDPACVGFSHCLLNYKGFLAIQAHRVAHVLWAQQRRPLALALQSRVADVFAVDIHPAAVVGKGILLDHATGVVIGETAVVGDNVSILHHVTLGGTGKAVGDRHPKIGDGVLIGAGATILGNVKIGSGAKIGAGSVVLIDVPARSTAVGNPARLIGGKKSEGEKDEDMPGESMDHTSFIRQWSDYTI; translated from the coding sequence ATGCCGGCCGGCCAGCCGCACGCGcacgaggccggcggcggcgggggcggcgccgcgAACCACTCCAACCACCACCCGGCGGCccactcgccgccgccgcccgcgctccCCGCGGAGGTGGTGCCGGCGTACCCGCCCCCCGAGTCGGAGGACGACGAGACCTGGGTCTGGACCCAGATCAAGGCGGAGGCCCGCCGCGACGCGGACGCGGAGCCGGCGCTCGCCTCGTTCCTCTACGCCACCGTGTTGTCCCACCCGTCCCTGCCGCGCTCCCTCTCCTTCCACCTCGCCAACAAGCTCTGCTCCTCCACCCTCCTCTCCACGCTCCTCTACGACCTCTTCCTCGCCACGCTCGCTGCGCACCCCtccctccgcgccgccgtcgtcgccgacCTCCTCGCCGCACGGTCCCGCGACCCCGCCTGCGTCGGGTTCTCGCACTGCCTCCTCAACTACAAGGGGTTCCTCGCCATCCAGGCCCACCgcgtcgcgcacgtgctctggGCGCAGCAGCGACGCCCCCTCGCGCTCGCGCTCCAGTCCCGCGTCGCCGACGTCTTCGCCGTCGACATCCACCCAGCCGCCGTCGTAGGGAAGGGCATCCTCCTCGACCACGCCACCGGCGTCGTCATCGGTGAGACGGCCGTCGTCGGCGACAACGTCTCGATCCTCCATCACGTCACCTTGGGCGGGACTGGGAAGGCGGTGGGCGACAGGCACCCCAAGATTGGGGATGGTGTGCTGATTGGCGCAGGAGCCACGATTCTTGGTAACGTGAAAATTGGCTCCGGGGCTAAGATTGGGGCAGGATCCGTGGTGCTGATAGATGTGCCGGCAAGGAGCACAGCAGTGGGGAACCCTGCCAGGTTGATCGGTGGGAAGAAGTCTGAGGGCGAGAAGGATGAGGACATGCCGGGGGAGTCCATGGATCACACATCCTTCATACGGCAATGGTCGGACTACACCATATGA
- the LOC112886276 gene encoding putative disease resistance protein RGA3 isoform X2 — translation MINERVIKLVLRRPASMLVVTGAASNLQRSIHAANPLSRLVLHFLNLQEESAATTYTLKESLPKIMGFAAEIFSSVVVAELVNRCMSFLFAKCENKQATATVQEDLQLLRRLLMRGDTIVEEAERRHVANRDMLRQLSALRDAAYRGYYVLDTVRCRALPRGGGGGGSHSNEEEEEVNRRRAFALSRFNPAKRVCYPSGEADDATSSVELRKMVCSLEAMIDGMDGFVVLLMSCPPLYREPYSAHLFMDRCMFGRNMERERIVEFLLQTEPPPGAGNLGVLPIVGPAHIGKSTLVEHVCHDVKVCSHFSLIMVFSGNELKDETAASFRDKCVIKHQNDQASKGRVLIVVELLEDVDEEAWKRLYSSERSMSQGSKMIITSRSDKIVRFGTTQALRLKCLPIEAYWYLFRTAAFGSDDPGQHPKMVSLALEMAILMQGSFMFAYMGAALLNTNFNTQSWSRILTRVRQYFQKNASLIGEYPDDIKVKDYPRYTWNVIKEKPDKYFMLHDIYQRDSGQEVPDISFLDLQAGRAQPPPGKYEILFMRSPIPPYFNYICACEIRDM, via the exons ATGATCAATGAGAGGGTAATAAAACTGGTGCTTAG GAGGCCAGCCAGTATGTTAGTTGTGACAGGAGCAGCATCGAATCTTCAGCGTTCAATCCACGCGGCCAACCCGCTTTCTCGGCTGGTCCTGCACTTTCTCAACCTTCAAGAGGAATCAGCAGCCACTACATACACTCTCAAGG AATCTCTCCCAAAGATTATGGGGTTCGCAGCAGAGATATTCTCCAGTGTGGTCGTCGCCGAGCTCGTGAACAGGTGCATGTCGTTCCTGTTCGCCAAGTGTGAGAACAAGCAGGCGACGGCGACCGTGCAGGAGGACCTGCAGCTGCTGCGCCGCCTGCTGATGAGGGGTGACACGATCgtcgaggaggccgagcggcggcacgTCGCGAACCGGGACATGCTGCGGCAGCTCAGCGCCCTGAGGGATGCGGCGTACAGGGGCTACTACGTCCTCGACACCGTCAGGTGCCGAGCCCTTcctagaggaggaggaggaggagggagccaCAGCaacgaggaggaggaagaggtgaACCGCCGCCGCGCCTTCGCCCTGTCCAGGTTCAACCCGGCGAAGCGTGTGTGCTACCCATCTGGTGAAGCTGATGATGCTACTAGCTCGGTAGAGCTGAGGAAAATGGTTTGCAGCCTGGAAGCCATGATCGATGGCATGGATGGGTTTGTTGTGCTCTTGATGAGCTGCCCTCCCTTGTACCGCGAGCCTTACAGTGCCCATCTGTTCATGGACAGGTGCATGTTTGGCCGCAACATGGAGAGAGAAAGGATCGTGGAGTTCTTGCTGCAGACTGAGCCTCCGCCTGGTGCTGGAAATCTGGGTGTTCTTCCCATCGTTGGCCCCGCGCATATTGGGAAGAGCACTCTCGTGGAGCATGTTTGCCACGATGTGAAAGTGTGCAGCCATTTCTCCTTGATCATGGTTTTCAGTGGGAATGAACTTAAAGACGAGACTGCGGCAAGCTTCAGAGACAAGTGTGTGATCAAGCACCAAAATGATCAGGCCTCGAAGGGAAGAGTGTTGATTGTCGTAGAGCTCTTAGAGGATGTGGATGAAGAGGCATGGAAGAGGCTCTACTCCAGTGAAAGAAGCATGTCCCAGGGGAGCAAAATGATCATCACCAGTCGATCAGATAAAATTGTGAGGTTTGGGACAACACAAGCACTTAGGTTGAAATGCCTGCCTATCGAAGCCTACTGGTATTTGTTCAGGACGGCTGCCTTTGGAAGTGATGACCCAGGGCAGCATCCTAAGATGGTATCCTTAGCATTGGAGATGGCGATTTTGATGCAAGGATCTTTCATGTTCGCGTATATGGGTGCTGCCCTGTTAAACACTAATTTCAATACTCAAAGCTGGTCCAGGATTCTAACGAGGGTGAGACAGTACTTTCAAAAGAATGCCTCCTTGATTGGAGAATACCCTGATGACATCAAGGTTAAGGATTATCCTCGATATACTTGGAATGTAATCAAAGAGAAACCAGACAAATATTTTATGCTGCATGACATCTACCAAAGAGACTCTGGTCAGGAGGTTCCAGATATATCATTCTTAGATCTCCAAGCCGGGCGTGCTCAACCACCACCAGGGAAGTATGAGATACTTTTCATGAGATCTCCAATTCCACCGTACTTCAACTACATATGTGCATGTGAGATCCGTGATATGTAA
- the LOC112886276 gene encoding disease resistance protein RGA2-like isoform X3, with protein sequence MMKWVLVFLYIPRRPASMLVVTGAASNLQRSIHAANPLSRLVLHFLNLQEESAATTYTLKESLPKIMGFAAEIFSSVVVAELVNRCMSFLFAKCENKQATATVQEDLQLLRRLLMRGDTIVEEAERRHVANRDMLRQLSALRDAAYRGYYVLDTVRCRALPRGGGGGGSHSNEEEEEVNRRRAFALSRFNPAKRVCYPSGEADDATSSVELRKMVCSLEAMIDGMDGCMFGRNMERERIVEFLLQTEPPPGAGNLGVLPIVGPAHIGKSTLVEHVCHDVKVCSHFSLIMVFSGNELKDETAASFRDKCVIKHQNDQASKGRVLIVVELLEDVDEEAWKRLYSSERSMSQGSKMIITSRSDKIVRFGTTQALRLKCLPIEAYWYLFRTAAFGSDDPGQHPKMVSLALEMAILMQGSFMFAYMGAALLNTNFNTQSWSRILTRVRQYFQKNASLIGEYPDDIKVKDYPRYTWNVIKEKPDKYFMLHDIYQRDSGQEVPDISFLDLQAGRAQPPPGKYEILFMRSPIPPYFNYICACEIRDM encoded by the exons ATGATGAAATGGGTGCTCGTTTTCTTGTATATTCCTAGGAGGCCAGCCAGTATGTTAGTTGTGACAGGAGCAGCATCGAATCTTCAGCGTTCAATCCACGCGGCCAACCCGCTTTCTCGGCTGGTCCTGCACTTTCTCAACCTTCAAGAGGAATCAGCAGCCACTACATACACTCTCAAGG AATCTCTCCCAAAGATTATGGGGTTCGCAGCAGAGATATTCTCCAGTGTGGTCGTCGCCGAGCTCGTGAACAGGTGCATGTCGTTCCTGTTCGCCAAGTGTGAGAACAAGCAGGCGACGGCGACCGTGCAGGAGGACCTGCAGCTGCTGCGCCGCCTGCTGATGAGGGGTGACACGATCgtcgaggaggccgagcggcggcacgTCGCGAACCGGGACATGCTGCGGCAGCTCAGCGCCCTGAGGGATGCGGCGTACAGGGGCTACTACGTCCTCGACACCGTCAGGTGCCGAGCCCTTcctagaggaggaggaggaggagggagccaCAGCaacgaggaggaggaagaggtgaACCGCCGCCGCGCCTTCGCCCTGTCCAGGTTCAACCCGGCGAAGCGTGTGTGCTACCCATCTGGTGAAGCTGATGATGCTACTAGCTCGGTAGAGCTGAGGAAAATGGTTTGCAGCCTGGAAGCCATGATCGATGGCATGGATGG GTGCATGTTTGGCCGCAACATGGAGAGAGAAAGGATCGTGGAGTTCTTGCTGCAGACTGAGCCTCCGCCTGGTGCTGGAAATCTGGGTGTTCTTCCCATCGTTGGCCCCGCGCATATTGGGAAGAGCACTCTCGTGGAGCATGTTTGCCACGATGTGAAAGTGTGCAGCCATTTCTCCTTGATCATGGTTTTCAGTGGGAATGAACTTAAAGACGAGACTGCGGCAAGCTTCAGAGACAAGTGTGTGATCAAGCACCAAAATGATCAGGCCTCGAAGGGAAGAGTGTTGATTGTCGTAGAGCTCTTAGAGGATGTGGATGAAGAGGCATGGAAGAGGCTCTACTCCAGTGAAAGAAGCATGTCCCAGGGGAGCAAAATGATCATCACCAGTCGATCAGATAAAATTGTGAGGTTTGGGACAACACAAGCACTTAGGTTGAAATGCCTGCCTATCGAAGCCTACTGGTATTTGTTCAGGACGGCTGCCTTTGGAAGTGATGACCCAGGGCAGCATCCTAAGATGGTATCCTTAGCATTGGAGATGGCGATTTTGATGCAAGGATCTTTCATGTTCGCGTATATGGGTGCTGCCCTGTTAAACACTAATTTCAATACTCAAAGCTGGTCCAGGATTCTAACGAGGGTGAGACAGTACTTTCAAAAGAATGCCTCCTTGATTGGAGAATACCCTGATGACATCAAGGTTAAGGATTATCCTCGATATACTTGGAATGTAATCAAAGAGAAACCAGACAAATATTTTATGCTGCATGACATCTACCAAAGAGACTCTGGTCAGGAGGTTCCAGATATATCATTCTTAGATCTCCAAGCCGGGCGTGCTCAACCACCACCAGGGAAGTATGAGATACTTTTCATGAGATCTCCAATTCCACCGTACTTCAACTACATATGTGCATGTGAGATCCGTGATATGTAA
- the LOC112886276 gene encoding disease resistance protein RGA2-like isoform X4, with amino-acid sequence MMKWVLVFLYIPRRPASMLVVTGAASNLQRSIHAANPLSRLVLHFLNLQEESAATTYTLKESLPKIMGFAAEIFSSVVVAELVNRCMSFLFAKCENKQATATVQEDLQLLRRLLMRGDTIVEEAERRHVANRDMLRQLSALRDAAYRGYYVLDTVRCRALPRGGGGGGSHSNEEEEEVNRRRAFALSRCMFGRNMERERIVEFLLQTEPPPGAGNLGVLPIVGPAHIGKSTLVEHVCHDVKVCSHFSLIMVFSGNELKDETAASFRDKCVIKHQNDQASKGRVLIVVELLEDVDEEAWKRLYSSERSMSQGSKMIITSRSDKIVRFGTTQALRLKCLPIEAYWYLFRTAAFGSDDPGQHPKMVSLALEMAILMQGSFMFAYMGAALLNTNFNTQSWSRILTRVRQYFQKNASLIGEYPDDIKVKDYPRYTWNVIKEKPDKYFMLHDIYQRDSGQEVPDISFLDLQAGRAQPPPGKYEILFMRSPIPPYFNYICACEIRDM; translated from the exons ATGATGAAATGGGTGCTCGTTTTCTTGTATATTCCTAGGAGGCCAGCCAGTATGTTAGTTGTGACAGGAGCAGCATCGAATCTTCAGCGTTCAATCCACGCGGCCAACCCGCTTTCTCGGCTGGTCCTGCACTTTCTCAACCTTCAAGAGGAATCAGCAGCCACTACATACACTCTCAAGG AATCTCTCCCAAAGATTATGGGGTTCGCAGCAGAGATATTCTCCAGTGTGGTCGTCGCCGAGCTCGTGAACAGGTGCATGTCGTTCCTGTTCGCCAAGTGTGAGAACAAGCAGGCGACGGCGACCGTGCAGGAGGACCTGCAGCTGCTGCGCCGCCTGCTGATGAGGGGTGACACGATCgtcgaggaggccgagcggcggcacgTCGCGAACCGGGACATGCTGCGGCAGCTCAGCGCCCTGAGGGATGCGGCGTACAGGGGCTACTACGTCCTCGACACCGTCAGGTGCCGAGCCCTTcctagaggaggaggaggaggagggagccaCAGCaacgaggaggaggaagaggtgaACCGCCGCCGCGCCTTCGCCCTGTCCAG GTGCATGTTTGGCCGCAACATGGAGAGAGAAAGGATCGTGGAGTTCTTGCTGCAGACTGAGCCTCCGCCTGGTGCTGGAAATCTGGGTGTTCTTCCCATCGTTGGCCCCGCGCATATTGGGAAGAGCACTCTCGTGGAGCATGTTTGCCACGATGTGAAAGTGTGCAGCCATTTCTCCTTGATCATGGTTTTCAGTGGGAATGAACTTAAAGACGAGACTGCGGCAAGCTTCAGAGACAAGTGTGTGATCAAGCACCAAAATGATCAGGCCTCGAAGGGAAGAGTGTTGATTGTCGTAGAGCTCTTAGAGGATGTGGATGAAGAGGCATGGAAGAGGCTCTACTCCAGTGAAAGAAGCATGTCCCAGGGGAGCAAAATGATCATCACCAGTCGATCAGATAAAATTGTGAGGTTTGGGACAACACAAGCACTTAGGTTGAAATGCCTGCCTATCGAAGCCTACTGGTATTTGTTCAGGACGGCTGCCTTTGGAAGTGATGACCCAGGGCAGCATCCTAAGATGGTATCCTTAGCATTGGAGATGGCGATTTTGATGCAAGGATCTTTCATGTTCGCGTATATGGGTGCTGCCCTGTTAAACACTAATTTCAATACTCAAAGCTGGTCCAGGATTCTAACGAGGGTGAGACAGTACTTTCAAAAGAATGCCTCCTTGATTGGAGAATACCCTGATGACATCAAGGTTAAGGATTATCCTCGATATACTTGGAATGTAATCAAAGAGAAACCAGACAAATATTTTATGCTGCATGACATCTACCAAAGAGACTCTGGTCAGGAGGTTCCAGATATATCATTCTTAGATCTCCAAGCCGGGCGTGCTCAACCACCACCAGGGAAGTATGAGATACTTTTCATGAGATCTCCAATTCCACCGTACTTCAACTACATATGTGCATGTGAGATCCGTGATATGTAA
- the LOC112886276 gene encoding putative disease resistance protein RGA3 isoform X1 has translation MMKWVLVFLYIPRRPASMLVVTGAASNLQRSIHAANPLSRLVLHFLNLQEESAATTYTLKESLPKIMGFAAEIFSSVVVAELVNRCMSFLFAKCENKQATATVQEDLQLLRRLLMRGDTIVEEAERRHVANRDMLRQLSALRDAAYRGYYVLDTVRCRALPRGGGGGGSHSNEEEEEVNRRRAFALSRFNPAKRVCYPSGEADDATSSVELRKMVCSLEAMIDGMDGFVVLLMSCPPLYREPYSAHLFMDRCMFGRNMERERIVEFLLQTEPPPGAGNLGVLPIVGPAHIGKSTLVEHVCHDVKVCSHFSLIMVFSGNELKDETAASFRDKCVIKHQNDQASKGRVLIVVELLEDVDEEAWKRLYSSERSMSQGSKMIITSRSDKIVRFGTTQALRLKCLPIEAYWYLFRTAAFGSDDPGQHPKMVSLALEMAILMQGSFMFAYMGAALLNTNFNTQSWSRILTRVRQYFQKNASLIGEYPDDIKVKDYPRYTWNVIKEKPDKYFMLHDIYQRDSGQEVPDISFLDLQAGRAQPPPGKYEILFMRSPIPPYFNYICACEIRDM, from the exons ATGATGAAATGGGTGCTCGTTTTCTTGTATATTCCTAGGAGGCCAGCCAGTATGTTAGTTGTGACAGGAGCAGCATCGAATCTTCAGCGTTCAATCCACGCGGCCAACCCGCTTTCTCGGCTGGTCCTGCACTTTCTCAACCTTCAAGAGGAATCAGCAGCCACTACATACACTCTCAAGG AATCTCTCCCAAAGATTATGGGGTTCGCAGCAGAGATATTCTCCAGTGTGGTCGTCGCCGAGCTCGTGAACAGGTGCATGTCGTTCCTGTTCGCCAAGTGTGAGAACAAGCAGGCGACGGCGACCGTGCAGGAGGACCTGCAGCTGCTGCGCCGCCTGCTGATGAGGGGTGACACGATCgtcgaggaggccgagcggcggcacgTCGCGAACCGGGACATGCTGCGGCAGCTCAGCGCCCTGAGGGATGCGGCGTACAGGGGCTACTACGTCCTCGACACCGTCAGGTGCCGAGCCCTTcctagaggaggaggaggaggagggagccaCAGCaacgaggaggaggaagaggtgaACCGCCGCCGCGCCTTCGCCCTGTCCAGGTTCAACCCGGCGAAGCGTGTGTGCTACCCATCTGGTGAAGCTGATGATGCTACTAGCTCGGTAGAGCTGAGGAAAATGGTTTGCAGCCTGGAAGCCATGATCGATGGCATGGATGGGTTTGTTGTGCTCTTGATGAGCTGCCCTCCCTTGTACCGCGAGCCTTACAGTGCCCATCTGTTCATGGACAGGTGCATGTTTGGCCGCAACATGGAGAGAGAAAGGATCGTGGAGTTCTTGCTGCAGACTGAGCCTCCGCCTGGTGCTGGAAATCTGGGTGTTCTTCCCATCGTTGGCCCCGCGCATATTGGGAAGAGCACTCTCGTGGAGCATGTTTGCCACGATGTGAAAGTGTGCAGCCATTTCTCCTTGATCATGGTTTTCAGTGGGAATGAACTTAAAGACGAGACTGCGGCAAGCTTCAGAGACAAGTGTGTGATCAAGCACCAAAATGATCAGGCCTCGAAGGGAAGAGTGTTGATTGTCGTAGAGCTCTTAGAGGATGTGGATGAAGAGGCATGGAAGAGGCTCTACTCCAGTGAAAGAAGCATGTCCCAGGGGAGCAAAATGATCATCACCAGTCGATCAGATAAAATTGTGAGGTTTGGGACAACACAAGCACTTAGGTTGAAATGCCTGCCTATCGAAGCCTACTGGTATTTGTTCAGGACGGCTGCCTTTGGAAGTGATGACCCAGGGCAGCATCCTAAGATGGTATCCTTAGCATTGGAGATGGCGATTTTGATGCAAGGATCTTTCATGTTCGCGTATATGGGTGCTGCCCTGTTAAACACTAATTTCAATACTCAAAGCTGGTCCAGGATTCTAACGAGGGTGAGACAGTACTTTCAAAAGAATGCCTCCTTGATTGGAGAATACCCTGATGACATCAAGGTTAAGGATTATCCTCGATATACTTGGAATGTAATCAAAGAGAAACCAGACAAATATTTTATGCTGCATGACATCTACCAAAGAGACTCTGGTCAGGAGGTTCCAGATATATCATTCTTAGATCTCCAAGCCGGGCGTGCTCAACCACCACCAGGGAAGTATGAGATACTTTTCATGAGATCTCCAATTCCACCGTACTTCAACTACATATGTGCATGTGAGATCCGTGATATGTAA
- the LOC112886668 gene encoding disease resistance protein RGA2-like translates to MEMLSSAVVGELVSRSISFLFSKLEKDTAATAQEDLQQLRLLLLRSGAIVQDAEQRYVPSKAMLQQLKALRDETFRGHYVLDVVSCRAALGGGGGEDVGGGEEAGRRACFSLSRFNPAKRVRFPSNDASENSSVLGGASPGELQQVVRSLGIMIGDMKEFVMFLGSYPPLYRQPYSAHMFVEKCMFGRHMEKETVMEFLLKNEPPPPGAEHLGVLPIVGPAHIGKSTLVEHVCDDEKVRDHFSLILFYTGNDLKDVTVSSFKDKCLIKHHADNASSDERVLVVIELLDDVDDETWSNLYSSQRSIAQGSKMIITSRSERIERFGTAQALRLKCLSVEAYWYLFKTAAFGGDDPGQHPKMASIALEMANLMQGSFIFASTGAALLNANFSTKSWSRILTGLKGYMQKNASLIGEYPDDINGKDYPRYTWNVMKKKPDKYFMLHDIYQRGSGQEVPDISYLDLQSGRANPPAGKYDILLTKSRIPPYFNYMCACEIRDM, encoded by the coding sequence ATGGAGATGCTCTCCAGCGCGGTGGTCGGCGAGCTCGTCAGCCGGTCCATCTCATTCCTCTTCTCCAAGCTCGAGAAGgacacggcggcgaccgcgcaGGAGGACCTGCAGCAGCTGCGCCTCCTGCTGCTGAGGAGCGGCGCGATCGTCCAGGACGCCGAGCAGCGCTACGTCCCGAGCAAGGCCATGCTGCAGCAGCTCAAGGCCCTGCGGGACGAGACGTTCAGGGGCCACTACGTCCTCGACGTCGTCAGCTGCCGAGCCGCCctcggaggaggcggcggcgaggacgtcGGAGGTGGCGAGGAGGCGGGCCGCCGCGCCTGCTTCTCGCTGTCCAGGTTCAACCCGGCGAAGCGTGTCCGCTTCCCCTCCAACGATGCTTCAGAGAACAGCTCGGTTCTCGGCGGCGCAAGCCCGGGCGAGCTGCAGCAGGTGGTTCGCAGCCTGGGAATCATGATCGGTGACATGAAGGAGTTCGTTATGTTCTTGGGGAGCTACCCACCCTTGTACCGCCAGCCTTACAGTGCCCATATGTTTGTAGAGAAGTGCATGTTTGGCCGCCACATGGAGAAGGAGACGGTCATGGAGTTCTTGCTGAAAAATGAGCCTCCTCCTCCTGGTGCTGAACATCTAGGCGTGCTCCCGATCGTTGGCCCAGCGCACATCGGTAAGAGCACTCTGGTGGAGCATGTCTGTGACGATGAGAAGGTGCGAGACCACTTCTCCTTGATCCTATTTTACACTGGAAATGACCTGAAAGATGTGACAGTGTCCAGCTTTAAGGACAAATGCTTGATCAAGCACCATGCTGACAATGCTTCATCGGATGAGAGGGTGCTGGTCGTCATTGAGCTCTTAGATGATGTGGATGACGAAACTTGGAGCAACTTGTACTCCTCCCAAAGAAGCATAGCACAGGGGAGCAAAATGATCATCACCAGCCGATCGGAGAGGATCGAGAGGTTTGGGACGGCACAGGCTCTTAGGTTGAAATGCTTGTCTGTAGAAGCCTACTGGTACCTGTTCAAGACGGCAGCCTTTGGAGGCGATGACCCGGGGCAGCATCCGAAGATGGCATCCATTGCTTTGGAGATGGCAAATCTGATGCAAGGATCTTTCATCTTCGCCTCTACCGGCGCCGCGCTGCTAAACGCTAATTTCAGCACCAAAAGCTGGTCCAGAATTCTCACAGGATTGAAAGGGTACATGCAGAAGAATGCCTCCTTGATTGGAGAATACCCAGATGACATCAATGGCAAAGATTACCCTCGATACACTTGGAATGTAATGAAAAAGAAACCGGACAAATATTTTATGCTGCACGACATTTACCAAAGAGGCTCTGGTCAAGAGGTTCCAGATATATCATATCTAGATCTCCAATCTGGGCGTGCTAATCCACCAGCCGGGAAGTATGATATACTTCTCACAAAATCTCGAATTCCACCATACTTCAACTATATGTGTGCATGTGAAATCCGTGATATGTAA
- the LOC112885232 gene encoding disease resistance protein RGA2-like, whose protein sequence is MGFVVEMFSNAVLGELVSRSMSSLFAKCEKETAAAAQEDLQLLRRLLMRSATIVEEAERRRVPSRAMLLQLKALRGETFRGYYVLDVVRCRAALGGGGRRRDGEDDGDDVARRAFALSRFNPAKRVRSRSGAPEATESPPVLGGPSPEVELHRLVRSLEAMIGDMKEFVVFLTSYPPLYRQPYSAHMFVDKCMFGRHMEKETVMEFLLKKEPPGAEHLGVLPIVGPAHIGKSTLVEHVSDDERVRNHFSLILFYTGNDLEDVTVSSFRDKCLIKHHTDNASAERLLIVIEILDDVDDATWNGLYSSQRSIAQGSKMIITSRSERIERFGTAQALRMKCLSVEAYWYLFKMAAFGGDDPAQHPKMASLALEMASLMQGSFIFASVGAALLSANFNTQSWSRILTRLRQYTQKNASLIREYPGDINAKECPRYTWNVIKEKPDKYFMLYDIYHRGSGVEVPDISFLDLQGGHAQPPAGKYDILLTKSRIPPYFNYVCACEIRDM, encoded by the coding sequence ATGGGGTTCGTGGTGGAGATGTTCTCCAACGCCGTGCTCGGTGAGCTCGTGAGCCGGTCCATGTCGTCCCTGTTCGCCAAGTGCGagaaggagacggcggcggccgcgcaggAGGACCTGCAGCTGCTGCGCCGCCTGCTGATGCGGAGCGCCACGATCgtcgaggaggccgagcggcggcgcgtcCCGAGCAGGGCCATGCTGCTGCAGCTCAAGGCCCTGAGGGGCGAGACGTTCAGGGGCTACTACGTCCTCGACGTCGTCCGGTGCCGAGCCGCCCTCGGAGGAGGAGGCAGGCGGCGCGacggcgaggacgatggcgacgACGTGGCCCGCCGCGCCTTCGCCCTGTCAAGGTTCAACCCGGCGAAGCGCGTCCGCTCCCGCTCCGGTGCTCCAGAGGCCACCGAGTCGCCGCCGGTGCTCGGTGGTCCAAGCCCGGAGGTGGAGTTGCATCGGTTGGTTCGCAGCCTGGAAGCCATGATCGGTGACATGAAGGAGTTCGTTGTGTTCTTGACGAGCTACCCACCCTTGTACCGCCAGCCTTACAGTGCTCACATGTTTGTGGATAAGTGCATGTTTGGCCGCCACATGGAGAAGGAGACGGTCATGGAGTTCTTGCTGAAAAAAGAGCCTCCTGGTGCTGAACATCTGGGCGTGCTCCCGATCGTTGGCCCAGCGCACATCGGCAAGAGCACTCTGGTGGAGCATGTCTCTGACGATGAGAGGGTGCGCAACCACTTCTCCCTGATCTTGTTCTACACTGGCAATGACCTGGAAGACGTGACAGTGTCCAGTTTCAGAGACAAATGCTTGATCAAGCATCACACCGATAATGCTTCAGCGGAGAGACTGCTCATCGTCATCGAGATCTTAGACGATGTGGATGACGCAACCTGGAACGGGCTGTACTCTTCCCAAAGAAGCATAGCCCAGGGGAGCAAGATGATCATCACCAGCCGATCGGAGAGGATCGAGAGGTTTGGGACAGCGCAGGCCCTCAGGATGAAGTGCCTGTCTGTAGAGGCCTACTGGTACCTGTTCAAGATGGCAGCCTTCGGAGGCGATGACCCCGCGCAGCATCCGAAGATGGCATCCCTGGCTTTGGAGATGGCAAGCCTGATGCAAGGATCTTTCATCTTCGCGTCCGTCGGCGCCGCGCTGCTGAGCGCTAACTTCAACACCCAGAGCTGGTCCAGGATCCTCACGAGGCTGAGACAGTACACGCAGAAGAACGCCTCCTTGATAAGGGAATACCCGGGTGACATCAACGCTAAGGAGTGCCCTCGGTACACTTGGAATGTAATCAAGGAGAAGCCGGACAAATACTTCATGCTGTATGACATTTACCACAGAGGCTCTGGTGTGGAGGTTCCGGACATATCATTCTTAGATCTCCAAGGTGGGCATGCTCAGCCACCAGCGGGGAAGTACGATATACTCCTCACCAAATCTCGGATTCCGCCGTACTTCAACTACGTATGTGCATGTGAGATCCGTGATATGTAA